The following is a genomic window from Bacillus sp. V2I10.
GCTCCTAATTGAGCAGTTTGAACAAACAGTGAACCACTATTAGGATCCATAAATTGAGGTAAAAGTGAAACGTACAAGACCGCAATTTTTGGATTTAACAAATTTGTCATAAGGCCCATAACATATAGTTTTTTTGGTGACTCTACAGCTAAATGCTGTGGCTCCAGGATTGAACTTGCTCCTGGTTTTATTGCATTCCATGCTAACCACAACAAGTAGATAACACCTAACCATTTAATGATGTCATACATTACTGGGACTAATTCGAACAAGAAGGATAAGCCCAACATTGTAGCGATGATATAAATCAAAAAACCCGTGATTACTCCTAAAAGAGAAATAACCCCGTCCCTTTTACCTTGTGTAATTGTCCTAGATATTAAATAAATCATATTAGGACCAGGTGAACAGACCATCCCTAAAGATACTAGAGCAAAGGCTCCTAATGTTCCTAATTCAATCATTAAATCGCTCCCCTTTTCAATCATCACTATACACGTTAAATACCGTAAATATACTCATATTTGCTTCGTTAGCGCAATAAGATGATTATTCCACCCTAAGTTTACTGTAAATATCTGAAAAATAAATATGTT
Proteins encoded in this region:
- a CDS encoding LysE family translocator, whose translation is MIELGTLGAFALVSLGMVCSPGPNMIYLISRTITQGKRDGVISLLGVITGFLIYIIATMLGLSFLFELVPVMYDIIKWLGVIYLLWLAWNAIKPGASSILEPQHLAVESPKKLYVMGLMTNLLNPKIAVLYVSLLPQFMDPNSGSLFVQTAQLGAVQIFVSFAVNLLIVLFAGQVAVWVGRRPFLVKIQRWFMASVLGALAVNLAFHEKK